Genomic DNA from Theropithecus gelada isolate Dixy chromosome 1, Tgel_1.0, whole genome shotgun sequence:
attctttcttttttttttttttttttgagatggagtcttgctgtgttgcccaggctggagtgcagtggcgcaatctcggctcactgcaacctccgcccctccagatttaagcaattctctgcctcagcttccggagtagctgggattacaggcgcgtgcccggctaatttttttgtatttttagtagagacggggtttcaccatcttggccaggctggtcttgaactcctgacctcgtgatccacccacctcggcctcctaaagtgctgggattacaggcgtgagccaccgcccccggccaactcttcattcttttaatgattacctttatgtgaaaaaaatttttacttttgatatAATACAGTTTATCAAATTGCTCTTTTATGATTAGCCCCTttgtgtcttttgtttgtttgagacagggtcttgttctgttgcaaagggtggagtgcagcggcacaatcatagctcaatgtagccccaaactcctgagctcaagcaatcctcctgcctcagcctcctgagtagctgggaccataggcatgagCAGCCATACCCAGCCacctccatatgaattttggaatgagTTTTTCACAAAAACAACCTACTGGGATTTTTAACTAGGATTATGTTGAATCTGTAGCTtaggaagaataaattatttcataatattcagtcttccaatccatgaatatgctatatctctgcatttttttcctcttacattTCTTATTgtgaaaatttcaaacatatagaaaagCAGGAAGGATTATAGTACAACTAATTCTGTACATTCATCATCTAGATTGAATAGTTGTTGATAGTGTGTCTTATttgcgtgtatatgtgtgtgtgtatatatataaaataacaaaaattagctgggtatgatggcatgtgcctatagtcccagctatgaaGGACGCTGAgttggaaggatcatttgagcccaggagttccagctGCAGTGAGTGTGAGCCaggatcgctccactgcactctagccagggtgacagagtgagaccctgtctctaaaaacaaacaaaaattagggAACAATTGGCCAATTTGCTCTTCTCAAACTATTTCATAGTAAATTATAGACATCATAGATACTTTACCCataaatatttcaacatatatCTTAAAAGTCTAAGGATAGTCTCCTATATAATCACAATTCCAttatcatatctaagaaaattaattgttccctaatttttttttttttgagacggagtctccaactgtcgcctagactggagtgcagtggcacgatctcggctcactgtaagctccacctcccgggttcaagtgattcttctgcctcagcttcctgagtagttgggactacaggcgtctgccgccacatccggctaattttttgtatttttagtagagacggagtttcaccatgttgaccaggatggtctcgatctcctgacctcgtgatccgcctgcctcagcctcccaaagtgctgggattacagatgtgagccaccgcacctggctgattgttccctaatttttgtttgtttttagagacagggtctcatgccCTCACCctagctagagtgcagtggagcgatcctGGCTCATACTCACTGcatcctggaactcctgggctcaaatgatccttccacctcagcatccttcgtagctgggactataggcacatgccatcacatccagctaatttttgttattttttataaagatggggtcttcctatttgcccaggctagtcttgaactcctgggctcaagcacacctcccatcttggcctcccaaggtgctgggactacaggcatgagccaccgcattcgGCCTGTttcctagcctttttttttttttttttttttttgagacggagtctagctctgttgcccaggctggagtgcagtggcgtgatctcagctcactgcaagctccgcctcccgggttcacgccattctcctgcctcagcctcccaagtagctgggactacaggcgcccgccactacgctcggctaattttttgtgtgtgtgtttttagtagagatggggtttcaccatgttagccaaaatggtctcgatctgacctcatgatccgcctgcctcggcctcccaaagcgctgggagtacaggcatgagcaccgcgcccagccctagtTTTTAATCTATAGTCAGATTTCCACAGTTGCCCTCCAAATGTCTTtcgttgctttttgttttgttttgttttcaaaataagatCCATGATGTATTGCATTTCTTTATGtctcttaaatctcttttaatttagaatcatctcctctctgcctctctctttctctctcttttttttttttaagacaggttctggctttgttgcccaggctggagtgccgtggtgtgatcttgactcactgcagccttgaccctctgggctcaagtgatcctcatgcctcagcctcccaaagtgctgggattacaggcgtgagctactgcacccgacctcctctctctttttataaATGACATTGACTTTTGTTAGAGATCAGGCCAGCAGTCTTGTAGATGTCTGATGTTCTAGATCTGACTTTTTCCTCATCGTGTTACTCACTTTGTTCCTCCATCTCCTGAACTTCCTGTAAACTGGGACATAGGTCTAGGCTTGATGAGATGCAGATAAACCtcgctggccaggcacggtgcctcactcctgtaatcctggctgtttgggaagccgaggtgggcagatcacctgaggtcaggagttcgagaccagcctggccaatgtggtgaaactctgtctctactaaaaatacaaaagttagctgggcatggtagcacactcctgtaatcccagctacttgggaggctgaggcatgagaatcacttgaacctgtgaggtggaggttgcagtgagccgagatcacgccattgtactccagtatgggcaacagcatgagactctgtctcaaaaaaaacaaaacaaaaaacaaaacaaaacaaaaaaaacctcactaAGCTTTCTGGGGGTCTCTTTCTCTGACAGCCCTTCTTAGAGTGGGTAAGGCCGGCAGGTGTATGAACAAGTATGTAAAGTTTTAGCATAGCGCCTGGTACAGAGGCAGTCTCAGTACATGGTGGCAGCTCCTAATACTTGTCCCTGCCTTAGGCCAGACATTTTACTCCAATGTTTGTTCCTGGGAACCTGTTACCCTGACGATTCTCCTGGACTGGCCAGGCAGCAGTAGCTTTCCCCTGCTGGGGATCTGGGCCCTGGGCTGCCTTGGCCATTCCCCgtctttctctcctcctgccctcagACAACACAGGCAGTTCTACATACCGGCCGCCCCCTCGGACCCGGGAGGTGCTGATCAATGGGCAGATGGTGAAGCTAAAGTACTGCTTCACCTGCAAGATGTTTCGGCCACCCCGAACCTCACACTGCAGTGTCTGTGACAACTGTGTGGGTGAGTAGGAGGCGGCAGGGAGGGATGCAGGGATTCCTGAGAGAGACTGagtcctgggggtggggggacgTCACGCATGGGGATGGTGTGGGCAGGGTCTGAAATacccagggctgggcagggggaCTGGTTCACCCAGATTTGCCCTGACTCGGGAGGGCCCAGGGGAGGGGCCCTCAGCTTCACCAGGAGTGTTTTGGCTTCAGCTCTGGATTGGTGGATTCCTTCCCCCAGCTCGGAGGTGCGGGGCAGACAGAGGGGCCTTGAACCCTTCTCCCAAGCTTCAGCCCGGTCCTCAGGAAGTCAAAGCTCCCAGGAAACAGACTGAAATAATAACATTCCAGATGTGTTTGGGCCAGAAAGAATGATTTACTGTCCAGTGGCCCAGGGCACCAGCTGTACTGAAAGACTTTGATCTGATTCCCAGGGCTGAGAGGGACAAGCATCTGGGAAGAGAGGCATTTAAGCTGATGAGGTGCAGAGGATGTCACCACTGGAAACGGCTCCTGACCCTACAGCTGCCTGCAGTGGTTGTTTtgtcccctctccctgccctccagAGGCTGTGTAGTTGTGACGGGCACCAAGGGTGGTCCCCTGGAAGGGTGCTGTAAGGGAAACGCTGCGTGAGAGGGCGCAGGTGAGCTGAGCCACAGTGACTGTGCACAGTTCCCAGGGCAGTGAGATCATCATGCCAGCTCAGTACTCCCTGAGCAAGAGAACAGCAGGGAGCACCCCATGACGGCATGCAGCAAAGGGGGTGACTCAGTGGGCACCATTCATCCCCGAGGAGCTGCCCCGCCCACCCCCTGCAAAGGGCGCTGGCCTTGGCATGAGGCCTGCAACGGGCTTGTGACCCACATTCCCACAGGGACTTCCTTTACCAGAGTCTGGGTGTGCCTCCACCCCCGGGGACAGTGTGCAGGTGAGCTCAGCCCTTTGACCTGGCCTGTGATGCTGGCTGGCTGTGAACCACATTgcagcccagcccctccctgggccGCTAGTCCTAGAGCAGGGGACAGGGGTTATTGACTGTTAGCATGTGGTTGGGATGGTAGACCATGTGACAAGTACTTTTGTGAGTTTTTGTGCCGGCGCTGCTCCGGATCCTGGGGAGTCAGCATGGTGTGAGACCAGCACAGCCCCCCTCGCCCATGGAGCTTACAGTCAAGTAGGGCTGATTGGCCAATCCAGTAATTATAAATAAGCATAAAAGCACACATGTGCAGAGGGCCACAAAAGAGAAGTGATGGGGCAGATAACAGGGCCCCCCCACCTAGTCTGGGATTGgaagagactttctttttttttttttttttgagacggagtgtcgctctgtcacccaggctggagtgcagtggccggatctcagctcactgcaagctccacctcccgggttcacgccattctcctgcctcagcctcccgagtagctgggactacaggcgcccgccacctcgcccggctaagtttttgtatttttagtagagacggggtttcactgtgttagccaggatggtctcgatctcctgacctcgtgatccacccgtctcggcctcccaaagtgctgggattacaggcttgagccaccgcgcccggccgagactttCTTAAGAAGGTGGTTTTGCAGCTGAGACATGGAGGAGAAGTTCCAGTTAGCCAGGTAAAGAGACAGGAGAGAGTGTATCAGGCAGTGGGAACTGGTACACAAAGGACCAGAGGCAGGTGTGTCCAAGGCCTGGGAGCCAGCTGGTGCTGTGAGAGTGAGCGGAGTAGGAAAACACCAGCCATGGTTGAGGCTGCCAAATGCCTGTGCTGGCTGCAGGCCAGCCCACACTAACCCATCGCCCCTTGCCCTTGTCCAGAACGATTTGACCATCACTGCCCCTGGGTGGGCAACTGTGTGGGGAGACGGAACTATCGCTTCTTCTACGCGTTTATTCTCTCCCTCTCATTCCTGACGGCCTTCATCTTCGCCTGCGTGGTCACCCACCTGACGTTGCGTGAGTTGGGGGTGAGGGCAGCGGGGGAGTGGAACGGGCCAGCCAGCAAGCTCAAGGGTCAGCAAGCTTCAGCAGTCACTGTCCCTCTGAGCTTGTCCTCTCCTGTTTCTTTCTCCCCAGGTGCTCAGGGAAGCAACTTCCTCTCCACTCTGAAGGAGACACCAGCAAGATATCCTTTGTCAGCTAGAGGACACTCCAGTGGGAACTGAGGTCCCTTCACTGGGTGGGTCCCATGCCTCATCCTCAAATCAGAGGGGAACAGCATACAGCTCACATGTGTCCTCTAGAATCCAGTGTACCAGCTCCTCTGTTCACACCCAGGCAAGAGCTGATTCTACATGGGCTCTTGTGGGGAGCCGGGGGTCCCCGTCTTCAGGGGCCTGGAAGAGAGTATGTCCCTTAAGATGCCAAGCTCCCTGGACCGTGTCATGCCTGAGGCTCTTTATGATTGGAACCCTTAGTTTTGTCTGCCGTCTGTCACTCTCACCTTGTCTGGCTCTTGAGTGGGGTCCTGACCTTCcgtggagcccaggaggtgatcCTGCTAAGAAGTAGGGACTGGGCCACAGGAAGGTTCCAAAACTTCTCAGCTCTCTGGGGAAACAGCTTCATGGAAGGATAGGTGAGACAGACCAGGCTGGGAGGCTGCCCACCCTCCACCCGTTTAGGTCCTTAACTGCCTCACTGTGCTGGAGTTGGTCATCTGCTTCTTCTCCATCTGGTCCATTCTGGGCCTCTCAGGGTTTCACACGTACCTCGTCGCCTCCAACCTGACTACTAATGAAGACGTGAGTAAATCTGGAGCCACCCCTCATTCTAGGGCAGCGCCCTCAGGAGGAGGCAGGGCTGAGGGAGCCTGGGGCAGCCAAGCGCAGTCCTGACTCAGGGACTGCTGGGAAAACGCCTGTTAAGCAGCCAGATGCCTCCCAGTCCTCTCAGCTTGGCCCTGGTGGGTCCGATGCAGGCTTCTGAGACCTCCACATGCTTCATTCTCTCAGTGTGGGCTCTCAAGGCCCCAGGTTGCTTTTCTCCACAGCCCCGCAGGAGGCAGTGCCCATACCACAACACACATGATGTTTGGCTGGCACATGACCGCTTACGGAATTCTTTCCGTTCCCGTCATCTCTTTGGGTCCTTTTGCCAAGCCTGAGGCAGAAAGGACAGGGATGCTTTTTCCCCATTCGATGACTGAGAGACATGTCCCCTGTCTgggaggtcacacagctgggagggGACAGAGCCAAGGTCGGTGCCCAGTCAGGTGCTCTCCCTCTTGCACACTGCCCCTGTCAGCAGCAAAGCCGTGACTGTTCTCAGGGTGTCACCGGCCTGTCCTGGCTGCCCCTCTTAATATGCACACCTGGGGGAGACAGGGGACAGGCCAGTGGGTTCCATTGACCCCCCCTACCTGGCACCCTGCAGACTGCCATCAACAAGCATGTTTGATGTGCCTAGCCCTGGGCCAGACCTGACTTCCCCTCGCCATCCTCCAAACACTAAAAAGCAAATGAGAGCATCTGTTTCAGGGCCTACCATCAACCCATCCTCCAACAGAAAATACATTCCCAGACCTCATCCTCTCATTCAGGGAAACAAAACTTAACACACATGACAGGGCGTTGTGTGCTTGGTGATCAGTGAGAACAGAAATGCCGTCAGCCAGCATCTCCCTCTGTAGCTTCTTGGGTGCCAGTTCTGCAGCACATTACCAGAGGTTAAAGAGAAAGGAGTGTGTGGCCAAATAAGTGTAGAAAGCTCTAGGTATTTAGAGCTCTAGCTCTAGGTAATACCTCTAGGTCAAAGTATTCTTTATTGCTAAACTCTCCAGTGCCTTCCATAGCTTGGCTTCACAGAGCTAGAGAATCTGGCAAAGATTAATCTAATGCCCTGGCAATGCCATCTGAGAATTAgtattattttccctattttccaCATGATGACTCAGGCTCAGCAAAGTGGTGATCTGTCCAGGTAGCATAGCCAGTGAGTAGCAGGGCTGGGGCTCACAGGCAGGTCAGCCCTCGCCCTGTGCCCCTGCACTACCCTCCTTCAGAAGCGGCTGGCCAGAGAAGGGAGGAGTCATCCGAAAGGTTTCCTCTGGTGCTTCTCTTGGGCTCTGCTCTGTCATCTCCTCTTTGGGGCCTCCTGATCTCTGCCAGGGGTCCCCCACACCCTCATTGAATGGCCCACATGAAAGACATGTCCCCTTCTCTAACCAGAATTGGTTTTGGAATTGACCAGCTGTCCCCAGCCTCTAGACCTCCCTCCTAGAAAAGTGAAGCAAAAGGAGGCACTTGACCCAGGCCTCCTTCCTGCTTGCAGATCAAAGGCTCGTGGTCCAGCAAGAGGGGCGGCGAGGCCTCTGTCAACCCCTACAGCCATAAAAGTATTATCACCAACTGCTGCGCTGTGCTGTGTGGCCCCCTACCTCCCAGGTAAGCGAGTGGGGTACAGAAGGGGGTAACAGGGCCAGGCCTGGCCAGTGATTAAAGTGTTCCTGGATATCAGCTGACCTCCCCCTATACCCTAGATGCCCTCCATCCACCACCCTCTCGAGGGCATTTGTCGTGTGAAGGAATTCCATGGAGAATTGTTATTTAATCACGTGCtcattgtagaaaaaaaaattaagtacaaaatgtaaaacagaagaGCATTGGATATGACATGTAATCCTGCTCCCCAGGGATAACCACCATGACTGTTTCAGCCATGCTTGAATGACACTGCCCTTCCAGTTGCCCACTGCACGGACTGGGTGGCGACTCCATCCTCTCCTGGCAGTAGGAACCCTGGGGACTCAGCCCTGCTGGGACGCTCCCTGTTCATCCCGACACCAGGGGGCACCAGAGAACTCCAGAACGGGATTAAATTGCTGTAGGCACTGCCAGAACGAGTCATTCCCACATAGTCATGTCCCCTGCCCCACCCAGTATCCCTGTCACCCAGCCTGCCTAGAGGGGAAAGGAACACAGGAATCTCATAGTCACCAAATACCTGTTCATCCTTGCTTTCTCCCGTCACCTGCAGCCTGGCTTCTTGGCAGCCAGACAGGTGGGCCAGTTGGAATTAATAGTAAATACATTCTATGGCCAAAAGCCAGGTGGCCAGAGGGCAGAGAGAGGCCTGCCAGAGGTAAGGGTCTTGGGCCCCCAAATGGGGAGCAGCTGTCCTTTCCTCAGCCTTTCTTGGCCTGGGCCTTTCCTTGGCTGAGATAGACTGTGCCGTCCAGCCGCTGGCCTGGAGGCTCAGGGTCGGACAGAGCCCTCATGTGTCCCTCTTGTGTTTTGGAAGCCTGATTGACCGGAGGGGATTTGTGCAGTCTGACACCGTGTTGCCCTCACCCATCAGAAGCGATGACCCAGCCTGCAGAGCCAAGCCTGACGCCAGCATGGTAGGAGGCCACCCCTGACCATGGCTCAATACTTGCCACCTGCTGGCCTGTCTGCCCCTCCGCACTCACCTGCCGGGACCCTCCCTGTTCCATCCAAGGGAAGCAGAACTGCCAAAGACTCAagtcttttcatatttatttcccCCCCTGCGTGGCTTTCCCTGAACTGTTCCGTGGCTGTGCCCTCTGCTCCCCAAACCCAggttcccacagccttgggcCCTAGGTCCCCCTAGCTGATCAGTGCCAGGAGAGACCAGAGCCTCTGGAGGCCACCCAGGGGATGACACCAAGTCCTTGCCTGTGCCAGGCGAGCCCTGTGTGAGTGAGGCTGTGAACTGAGCGTGAGGCCTCCCAGGTGGGGGAACTGCTTGGGCCTTGCTGAGCCAAGGTCCTCAAGGTGAAGCAGGACTGAGGAGCGGCCAGCTCTGGACAGAGGGCTGTGGAGAGGAAGCCTCTATGGGCTTCTTTGGTCTGTGGGCTCCTTCATTCTCTTGGTGATAATTGCTCTTTCTTCTTTGGGATTTTTGGTGGGgttttccccccctttttttaatggagttggcCAATAGGATAGAGCTGGGGTTCCAGTAGAGAAGGCAGGgttggt
This window encodes:
- the ZDHHC18 gene encoding palmitoyltransferase ZDHHC18, giving the protein MKDCEYQQISPGAAPLPASPGARRPGPAAPPTPGPGPAPPATPAPPRWSSSGSGSGSGSGSLGRRPRRKWEVFPGRNRFYCGGRLMLAGHGGVFALTLLLILTTTGLFFVFDCPYLARKLTLAIPIIAAILFFFVMSCLLQTSFTDPGILPRATVCEAAALEKQIDNTGSSTYRPPPRTREVLINGQMVKLKYCFTCKMFRPPRTSHCSVCDNCVERFDHHCPWVGNCVGRRNYRFFYAFILSLSFLTAFIFACVVTHLTLRAQGSNFLSTLKETPASVLELVICFFSIWSILGLSGFHTYLVASNLTTNEDIKGSWSSKRGGEASVNPYSHKSIITNCCAVLCGPLPPSLIDRRGFVQSDTVLPSPIRSDDPACRAKPDASMVGGHP